The Periophthalmus magnuspinnatus isolate fPerMag1 chromosome 19, fPerMag1.2.pri, whole genome shotgun sequence region ATGACACAaaaaatgtgcagtaaaaaagaactttttactgcacatttctgaaaatccactttaacaagcccatatcaaatatttaatgtgtcctattgaggatgtgagcgtgaataagtggttcagtctaatttgtaataataatgcagatttgaagtattcactgtattcgtgATCACTCTATGGCTCTGAATCGTCCCTcggctttgtgtgtgtttttatatgtgacccttaatgagaaaagtttggacatccctgggCTAGGTGGataatgtgttgtgtgttagaGTAATAAAGTGTATAGTGGAATTTCACAATAATATAGGCTTAATTGTTTTTTTGACCTATAGCGCCCCGTCGTTAACTCAACAGCAGCGTTAGGGACATAGTACTGAGAGCGTGGGACATGGAGCTCTAAACAAGACGTGTGTCGTGCCTAAATATCAGGTGGAGTGGAGGAAACTGAGGGCGTAGTGTGGCACATTCACATTCAGaatcatcaaaataaatatcaaactAGTCCACTGAAAAAGCATAACGTGTAACATACTGAAGGCATAAAAAAACGTATTTTATTTGGAAATTCTATTCTTTTCTACATTAGAATGATAAACGCATAACTTTTCAAGGGCAGATATAGAGCAATAGAACCATAAAAAAAGTTGTagctttaatgttttgtaaGACAGCAATAGAAAAAGAAGTGCAGCACGGGTTGGCTTGTACATTTAATTCTAATAAAAAATGgaataacataataaaatgagagaaattatgcaaatattaatcacaaaaacttttattttggccCTCCGCTGGTCCATATATCATGATGAGAACCACGAACCTGCGTGCAGAGTGAATTTAGGGTTGCTATCCCagacaaaaatgtgtatatatgAACTACTGAACTACTAAAACAAgatataaactataaactttATTAAACCAAACTGTAATGTCAGAAATTGTTGAGAGAGCAAGGATGGACAATGAACCCATGCTACAAACTAATAATAGTAATTCATTAAGTGAGTAAAGGGCACGGCTCCAGAAAAGCATCTATTagcccctctgtgtctgtctgctgtTTTTAAATGGACCCAGAATGCTTAGTGTCCAGTCAGGGTTGTGTTCTGCTGACTCACCCGTGCAAATAACaaggtgacacacacacatggtaGTTGGGAGGATGCGCCAAGGACAAATACAGACAAATACTGTGCACAGAGACAGTCGATGTGGAGAcgaagaaaaaataagaaattgacttttttgaggtgTCAAACAATCATCAGTCAAATTGCATTTAGTGGTTTAAAGTGATTTGAACTTACCTATAGCTGGGccatatgaaaaaatgtatggTTTTTTTTAGGGGAAACACGTATTTAACTCATTTAGAAGAATACAGTTGTGTAGTCCAGCTTTAAACCATGACTCACACAAGACTAAAGCAGATTTTAAAATGGTCACACCCAAAAATTGCACAATTAGAAGTGCAGGTCTAATTAAGGAAGACAGAAAGAGCCACACCAGAAAGATTCCAAAGTGACTCCAAGTGAACTGTGCCAATGAAAAAGAGGCTTatctgtacttgggcaagacaaatattacaaatacatgggaaaaatatggtaggctacaggccctttaaggaaatctgtaataataacataacatcTGGTCACGCTATGTTGCCAATAGTCAACAGTTGCTTGATTTTCATTCCAAAATGCTTCACTCCCGATTATTTCCAAAAGTGGGCATCATACAGCTAATCCAGCTGTTCGAATGGAAAGGGAAAGACAAACTACTGCACAAAAAGAACACATGCCCAAACAACTACATTGTTTTACCCATTAATTATGTAACAATCCTCTGTGCACCCTTTTCCATAACAGATTCAGCCCATGGCACAGGCCTCGTGACATCTTTAATCACTGTCACCAACTCCAGACCTGTTCACGCTCAGAATAGAACATTAGACTATTATAAATGGTGACAATTACTACTTTTACATCCCTCCATATCTCCTTGTCTGTATGTCATTACACTAAAATACCCTCAGCATAAAAATTATATTCTACCGTTTCTCAATTTTGTGTTTCCAGACTTGCATCTGGCTGCAGAACTGGGCAAGACTCTGCTGGAGAGGAacaaggagctggaggactctTTGCAGCAGATGTACATCACTAATGAAGAGCAGGTGCAAGAGATTGAGGTATGGTTAGTAATAGTAAGGCCATATGTCTGCTGTTTACTGCTTAATGAGTATAGAAATAAGCAGTAGCAAGTAAGATGCATTGATGAGTTGGTTGTTTCCAGATTTTAGAACGGTAATGTCATTCTCTCAGGTGGGGCTGGAGTTTTCATTTCTCGACAATTAGAAGACTGATAACATTTAAGATCAGCggagaccagactcacattATATTTACCGGTATATAAAAAAACTACTTccttggcaaatccagaatgatatctctctattttttatacagtttgatGTCAGTCTAGTCAAACATGATcgtttttcagtgacacatgtgaaaagaAGGAAGTTAtttacagagtttagtgctttgctaaTTGATTCTGCCGAAATCCATGATGTGTTTTAGCCCCCTGTGATATgtctgtccctgattggctaacccgcttgtcaatcacactcatttgaaaacaggggaTTCACCATTGACCAGACTCAGCTGTAGCCCAGGCAACAATCTATCTATTTGCAATTTTCTGACCagaattgtgattgtgattagattgcGATTTATGTTATGtgtaataataggattctgttcaaagttcatattatAATCATGTCCAAAATATTgccaaaatactgaaaaatgaactgacaaactaatacaagaaccaCATTTCAGAACTCCTACATTTGTTTTAGCCCTATATACCAGTAATATGTTGGTACATGTGTTTTCCAGTACCTGTCTAAGCAGCTGGACGTTTTGCGGGACATGAACGAACAACACGCCAAAGTCTACGAGCAGCTGGACGGGACGGCCCGAGAGCTAGAGCGCACCAACCACACTCTGGTGCAGGACAGCAAGAGCTCTCAGCACAAGATCGAGAGGTAGGTTCTACAAATATCATGTATAATCACGTGAAACGCAGTCACCCAAACCCTCAAGAAAAAGGACTGATTGTTTGAACGGAAAGAATGATAAAAAGGTGCCTGGGATTGAAAATACACACTCCTTAAATACTTTACGAAGAAGTGAGTCTGGTCAATAGACAAGCAACACACACAACTTTACAAATCATCCTATATTGTCAACtgttatacatttaaaatattcaaatgaagAAGTAAAAGAGTGTGGTATTACATGTTCAATTTGTTCTTAACCTTATTAAGACATGGTGGGAAATAATTACTTTAATTGCAgttatacttgagtaatatagtTCGGATATAACAGTaactttatgtacatttttcataaaGGATAAAGGCTTTTCTTGGTCTAAGGTTTTAAAGGACTaaatttgaattacttttgtATTGAGattttataatagttttgttGTGTTGCAACTCTAACATTTCTgaaataaaggttctcttatcttaTTCTATTcatcctttttttcttttggctgCTCTTTTTACCCATGTCTGATGACTTTTGATTAAATGTCATTATTTCTGTCCCGCAGCCTTAGCGGGTGCATCGAGGTGCTGCAGAAGCAGGTGGAGACTCTGACGGGCCAGTTGGAGCAGCTCCGGTCCATGGAGCAGCTGCGAGTgcggagggagaagagggagaggaggaagaccatCCACTCCTTCCCCTGTCTGAGAGAGCTGTGTACTGCACCCAAGTAAGTCTGCACCACCCCAGGCTCAGGGCTCAGGCCACGTGGATAGAACCAAAAGGACGCCACAACAACGAGCTTTTGATTTGATGATTTTCACAACTATTAACAATAAAGTTACATTCATTATTCTTTATAAATTAGTTGCTCATATTGTGGCATAAATTGATGCTATAATCAATCATGACATTCAGTTAATTCGTAGTTGTTCATTAgtgctacattttttttaaatattttgattatatttaaaTGAGATATTGTTCACTCAAATATTTTATTAGTATTACTGgatttcagacgacatcacaacgcTCTATAAGGACaatcatgtttaacacagatgggtaaatgaatattgttaaaatgcagatttgtgttataatacagtgagttctaggTTCTAAtccaaaggtttttttttattgagggccattttgaaacatatttgaagctgaaGGTTGAGGCTGACGGTCAATACAGTGATTCatttaaatggatttaaagctttgacagagccactGTATCTTTATTAACGCTTTGAACATTAACTTTAGACATGTGCAGCATCAACTTTGACCTCATAAAGGTTGTTATTGAGTAGGTATGTCCCGATGTGCATTCCAGGTATGAGGATGAGTTTGTGGTGGGGCGGGCGGAGAGCTTCTCTGTGGAGACTAAGCAGCAGCCgtgcgaggaggaggagaacctGCAGCTCCGCGAGGCCGTGTCCTCCCTGAGAGCCGCCATAAGGACCGAGAGAGGGCGCCGGGATGCAGTGGAGAAGGAGTGCCACCTGCTGCTGGCCGAGTTCTCCCGACTGCAGACACGAGTGCAGGTGAGATGTGAATAGAATCATAAGATAGTACTTTTTTCAATCGTTTTAGCACAATTTTTGAAGCTTGGTTTAGTTTGATCATGGTGGTTAaatcatttggaacatttttcAAACAGTTCATTGTATTCAGCTTGTTTTCTTAATGCTGCAGGCCTGTGGTCATGTGGTTAAGGACATTGACACAACCATAAAACACATGACCAAAGTTTGAGAGTTTTGATGGTAAACTTTGCTTTTGGGAGATCttaaaaaactgttaaaacaaAAAGATCAACGtctgtgctccctctgctgcagGACGCTGAAAGCTGCCAGGCGCGAGTGCGAGAGCTGGAGGTGGAACTCCTGGAGCTCCAGCAGCTTCGTCGCGCTCGCACCTACCTCCTGAGCAGCGACGAGGACGGGCTCACCCTCACCCAGACCGTTCTCCACAGCACCCCTGAGATCGACACCTTCATGGACTCGGCaggggaggagggtggaggcgTGCGGGAGACCACCCAGCACGGCCAAGGAGCGGGAGGCGAAACCTTACCTGACTCCAGCCCCGTGAGGAAGAGCTGCAGCGACACCGCCCTGAACGCCATCGTGGCCCGGGACCCTTCAGGCCGCAGGAGGGGCAGCTACGCTCTCCATGCTAACAGCGTGCGCAAACGGGGGATGTCCATTCTGCGCGAGGTGGACGAGCAGTACCACGCCCTGCTGGAGAAGTACGAAGAGCTCCTGGGCAAGTGCAGGCGTCACGAGGAGAGTCTGTGCCACGCCGAGGTGCAGACGTCCCGCCCGGTGTCCCGCGACCCGTCCATGAAAGACTGCGCCGCCGTGGCTCCTGTGCCGGCCCCGCCCCCCACCACGCCCACACAGGAGTCGCCGTCCACACCTGAAGCCATGGAGAGCATCAGCAGGCAGGTGGAGGCCGTGGACAAGAGATTAGGGCAGAACACGCCTGAGTACAAGACGCTGTTCAAGGAGATATTCTCACGCATCCAGAAAACCAAGATGGACATCAAAGCCACGAAAGCAGCTAAAGCGAAAGGGAAATCAGGCAAAGCTAGCAAACACTAAGAAAGCCGTATGGTtttattaaagtggaactaaacactaaatcaactgtTTTTGCTACGTAACTGTGTACATGgcgttttaatagcattgtgtTCTGTTCCTTGTCCTTTTTGGCTATTTCAAGTGCTACATGATatcacacatgactgccctGCTTACAGCCATTACTTTCTGATTACCAACACCTGGCTGCaagggcagagtttgaagtgtggatacctgttaaaccaatcacactgttccttcctccttcctcacTTTCTTCTCTAGtcctgcccagtttagcagctctatttgaaatgtgtttataggaggagtttaggtgtttagttccactttaaaaggAAAAGTTGAGTTGATTGTGCTATCTGTGACCACTGATGTCCATGATTTATTCCTGATAATCGAGTGATGGACAGAAATttataactttagaatgatcttgagctgtagaaCAACTGTAAGActtagtatacgcccatggaccactatggaacctacacgGATGACtgagatataaggccacatggtaatataaaagtactatgatgtaatgctgaaaatcaaatTCTGTTGgctaaatagtgtttttattatcattgtagtatcagaatcaatatcgagtatcaagtctattccttagtattgaaatcaagtttgaaattttagtatcgttaCAACACTAATCTATTGTAAGAAACAAGGTCCCTCATCAATACGTTACATAATTTCAGTGTTCAATTGGGTGGAGATGGATGAGTTGCACTGGGAGCACAAAAAACTGTTGCATGTACagtaatataatttaaaaaatgttcccTAAATGACCTTTTCTAACCCattatttagctattttatcAATATTATAATCAGGTAGAAATATTTTTAACCTTACTCTATAATAGCGTATCTATAATAATGTAATTAGACCATAAATAGAACATAAAAAGGAGTACCTCTCAGGTTACTCTCCTGGGAGTGCCACAGCGATTAGTGCTTTTCCAAAATTAGACTTGTGCTTTCTTAACTTTATAACTacaacttttctcttttttttagtttagacAGTATTTTTTACTGTGCCTTACTAGATTTGACAACTCAGAATAATATGTTTTGCTAATTATTATACCAGACTAATGAACATGTAACTTGGCTTTTGCGAAGATGAGCTGCACAACTTGTTTCCAATGcgtttcattttcatattttatacagTATGTTATAAAGCGGCTCGTAAAACTGTGGACAGACAACCCTTTATTATGACTTATATGATTTATACAAGAACTGGGTACGGTTTGTGTATGTAGACCAGAGAAGTGAGTAGGCCAAAGGTAGTCCTACGTAGGTTAAATATGGGATGTCCAGTGATGGGAGAAATGATAAGTGTACTGATCTGGAAAAGCTGTGTTAAAAGAATGTGCCTAATTTGAGTCAAACTTTCCGGATCACTGTTTGTACTGTCTTCTTTTTCAGACAAATGTAAAGTCTTAaagcagaggtgtccaaactatggcccgggggcaaaatgcggccctcagaccaatttgttttggcccaattgatcataatcagcactttttacagcaaatttgagtaatcctaccaatataacctaaataacaccATATTACATTGTCATACAggcctaatattaatatttcaaaccttatttaaagtatgatgtcaaaactatgttaaatgcaccatccaAATTATCCACTGAATTGACCACTGGCCCgccgtgtcgaatatttttcaagatatggtcCTCGGTGAAAAGattttggacacccctgtcttAAAGTCTGTATAGGCTCAATAGGGTTTCTCAGTATgaactttgtatttatttgtgtgaaCTTGTCTTAATATTCTTGCAACTTTTTGGTGCCTAAACGTGAATGTCACTAAAACTGTATGTATACATAATTTACaacttttattaaatattttactgttgtAAGCAAACTGATAAATGATTGATTATTCACTATATCACCAGAACACCACTTCCCCTGAACAGTACCTTCATAATGTGTTTTAGTTTGACCATTACGACGCTAAATATGTTCTTATTGATAATTAACAGTAATAATCGGAGTCATAAGTGCAAAACGTTCTTTAATTCGTTTACTTTTTCTACTGTTGGTATCACGCagacagtggatctgaccgcgtGGCCTAATGGATAAGGCGTCTGACTTCGGATCAGAAGATTGAGGGTTCGAGTCCCTTCGTGGTcgctttttaaaataatgtacttTTTAGACTAATCATATACTAAATGCTTTGTAATATTGAGCCtgacccacagactgtatttGTGGGTCAGGCTTACGTATGTAAACCTGACGGAAATGCTCGGAATTTATGGTGTAATGCAGCCATACTACCAGCTGGAGGTAAAGAACCAGTTTTTTGCCATGAGAAATCCATAAAGTAAACGCACAAATGACATAATGATTGGACACACAGtatgacaacaaaaatctgTAATGATTATTTAGAAATATAGGGCACTAGAATGCTAGTAATGCCATCTAAAATCCAACTATTCCGCCATACATTTACCTTTCTATATTTATCTACTGTAACGACTACGCTGCTCAGCCGTAAGCAGAGTGGCGCAGCGGAAGCGTGCTGGGCCCATAACCCAGAGGTCGATGGATCGAAACCATCCTCTgctaagtgtttttttttattttattttttttatatttattaattccacAATCGTTTTCCAAAttgattattttgtattttgccatgaaacAGCAAAAAGGTAAATGTGCAAAAATTTTATTTAACCTAATCGTTTCTCTTAACtacaatctgcattttaacaatattcatttagaatgctgtgatgtcatctgaaacccagtaacATGGGTAATTCACAAATAGACAAAACATTTAGTGAAAAGCAtggttgttttattctgtagaCTGTacaaaattgtattgtatttgcatCAAAAGATCCAGGAATAAGTAAGATTAGACTTTAATATACTGTATAGGCAATACATAATAAACATTCAACACGTCATTGTAAACGTCAGTCAAAACCCACTCGTCTGCTCTGTTTGATGTTTGATGcaattttcttctgttttagcCGTTCTTTATTCCTCTTCTCCAACCTGAAAAAATAGTATTTCCTCATTCATGACTTAAGAATGCATAAAATACTTGTGACTTGGTAGTACCTTGCTTCTCTCAGGGCTACATCCTCTGCTGTTGGTTCATACGTTTTTTCTGTGGCCTCAGCAATAATGTCGGAGATCTTCTGTATGCAGCAGTTAAGGTTCCTGTGTTGACTCCTGCTCACTTCTGAAGTCACCAAAAGCTCCCCGGACTTGTTGATTCGATTTTTGTTCTGTACAGCGTAACATGGTGACACTGAGGTTATACACtaataagaataaaacactaaaaaggCAGGTATATGTCACCTTCTCCAGAATTTTCTGTCTGACATCTTCTGGGATCCAGTCAGCAGTTTGAACATGGAATCGGACCTCAGCTTTTGTGTTTactgaacaacaacaaaaaagtttaACTAAAGTTGCAGAGTCCTGTCTGTATGGAGACAGTATACTGCCActaagccaagttacaagtcagatcacctcgaagtaaagtaaaaaaaaaagaaaaaaaagtgaaactgGAAATAATAAAATCCAAACCTTTATTGACATGTTGACCACCAGGGCCACTGCTTCTGCTGTAGGATACTGTTAGTCTCTCTAAAAAAAGAACACAACAtgcatttaaaagaaaaaattaaagtaCAATGATCTATGTGCTGGATATGGATATTCACCAAGTGGAATGTGCACTGGGCTCTCCTGAAAATGAGAAGAGAGTAGACAGGTTAACCCTTTTAAGGTTTGTACAAATGGAAAGCTCGATTTTCACGCCTAATTTCGTCAATTAGCACTGCACTCACCTGAGTAGGACTCGACCCTTTGGCTCCATAAGTCGTGCATAAGTTAAAACTACAGGTTATGTGCTTAACTACTTCACACCGTagttgtatttgatttgaattggcATGTACTAGTCTTGATCTGAAACAAAATAATAGAGATTGTCGTGCTATGTGCGCCGCCATGTTCAAGTGACGTCATTACGTTTTGGACGCTTCAAAACAGAGCCGCATAGCAACGCCAGAGTTCAGTTTACGTGTTActtataataattacaataaGATATTATTACTGAGTGCTAATAAGTAATAAGATTCAATGATGAAGCAAATGGAATAGGTTTAGTAGAACCAAAAGTCAGGTTCCACCGAGATTTGAACTCGGATCGCTGGATTCAGagtccagagtgctaaccattacACCATGGAACCACGTGCCCACCAGATTGTTCAATCTTTATTCAATAATAATGATAGAGGGATAGAAGACAACTTAATCGTTTTGCAGGAccgagttattattattttttagataACTATCACGCGGGCtcatgaaaatatatgtatagataTTTTTGACAGGCAAGTATCTGGCCCCTCTCCCATCTAAAGTCTATTCAGACACAGGTGCTATTACTTTGGTAAAATGGAAGCAATGAGGAATCCCGCTCCAAAGTTCCAACTTGACACAGGATAACAGGATAGGAAAACTGCTAAAAAGCAATAGGCTACCTAGaaaaatacattcttactgtgagtgggcttgcctctccacagatctgtcctgtaacttTACTCTATCTACTTCATCTAGACATACAGGTGTGCCCTAGCCCCTCCCCCATCTAAAGTTTACTTTGCACCTGACTTgggtggggtcaaaggtcagatgaATGTGTTCCTGACCTCTTAgaccaggggtctcaaactcaaattatctggagGCCG contains the following coding sequences:
- the LOC117387628 gene encoding cerebellar degeneration-related protein 2-like, with amino-acid sequence MLGSGTMDEEFVTEEEEPWYDQQDLEQDLHLAAELGKTLLERNKELEDSLQQMYITNEEQVQEIEYLSKQLDVLRDMNEQHAKVYEQLDGTARELERTNHTLVQDSKSSQHKIESLSGCIEVLQKQVETLTGQLEQLRSMEQLRVRREKRERRKTIHSFPCLRELCTAPKYEDEFVVGRAESFSVETKQQPCEEEENLQLREAVSSLRAAIRTERGRRDAVEKECHLLLAEFSRLQTRVQDAESCQARVRELEVELLELQQLRRARTYLLSSDEDGLTLTQTVLHSTPEIDTFMDSAGEEGGGVRETTQHGQGAGGETLPDSSPVRKSCSDTALNAIVARDPSGRRRGSYALHANSVRKRGMSILREVDEQYHALLEKYEELLGKCRRHEESLCHAEVQTSRPVSRDPSMKDCAAVAPVPAPPPTTPTQESPSTPEAMESISRQVEAVDKRLGQNTPEYKTLFKEIFSRIQKTKMDIKATKAAKAKGKSGKASKH
- the mrpl58 gene encoding peptidyl-tRNA hydrolase ICT1, mitochondrial, with the protein product MAAHIARQSLLFCFRSRLVHANSNQIQLRCEVVKHITCSFNLCTTYGAKGSSPTQESPVHIPLERLTVSYSRSSGPGGQHVNKVNTKAEVRFHVQTADWIPEDVRQKILEKNKNRINKSGELLVTSEVSRSQHRNLNCCIQKISDIIAEATEKTYEPTAEDVALREARLEKRNKERLKQKKIASNIKQSRRVGFD